Proteins co-encoded in one Tachysurus fulvidraco isolate hzauxx_2018 chromosome 17, HZAU_PFXX_2.0, whole genome shotgun sequence genomic window:
- the slitrk2 gene encoding SLIT and NTRK-like protein 2 produces MLNNVLLLSVLTITGFSSRTESRKTSKDICKSRCPCEEKENALNINCENKGFTSVSSFQPPQNKISQLFLNGNFLTRLNANEFANYGNVTSLHLGNNGLQEIKTGAFNGLKNLKRLHLNNNNLEIIKEDTFSGLESLEYLQADYNYISAIEAGAFNKMNKLKVLILNDNLLLSLPNNIFRFVMLTHLDLRGNRLKTLPFAGVLEHIGGIMEIQLEENPWNCTCDLVPLKAWLDTIAVFVGDVVCETPFRLHGKDVTQLIKQDLCPRRTTGDSTPRAMQPPPPDPQHRVPVPTSRTHFTPTRAPKASRPPRMRSRPTPRVTSGRDKHVFGPIMVYQTRSPVPMTCPSICVCTSQSPDSGLNVNCQERKLHNISDLQPKPSYPKKLHLTGNHLQIIYRPDLTEYSTLELLHLGNNRIAIIQDGAFENLTNLRRLYLNGNYIESLTQALFAGLQSLQYLYLEYNIIKDILPNTFNSLHNLQLLFLNNNLLRSLPDNVFGGTMLTRLNLRNNHFSHLPVSGVLDQLSAFVQIDLQENPWECTCGIVPLKNWMELSSTSVVVNEITCDSPSKHAGRLLRSLRNDAICSENDETPAPATKAPTVISISTEVTPSSAATPTEDTQPETHPEVPLSVLILGLLVVFILSVCFGAGIFVFVLKRRKGVESVPTTAAANSLDLSSFQAHYDHYDTEQSTGKREGHVYNYIPAAVGQMCPNPIYVQKENEHVAYYRNLKELGFGASEPKREEFGRSPTYTISTLERVDENPQHGSCEPELLYQNVAERVRELPNAAPFGYSFCTLPKRPLAPPYEASGHPNRERLNKTVLYGTPRKQAEQLLPAKLKAEPDYLEVLEKHTTMSQL; encoded by the coding sequence atgttgaacaaCGTTTTGCTGCTAAGCGTGTTGACAATAACCGGCTTCTCCTCGCGGACGGAGAGCCGCAAAACTTCGAAGGACATTTGTAAGAGCCGCTGTCCGTGCGAGGAGAAGGAAAACGCGCTAAACATAAACTGCGAGAACAAAGGATTTACGAGTGTGAGTTCGTTTCAGCCACCGCAGAATAAAATAAGCCAGCTTTTCCTGAACGGGAACTTTCTCACAAGACTGAACGCCAACGAGTTCGCCAATTACGGTAATGTCACATCTCTCCATTTGGGCAATAACGGGCTGCAGGAGATTAAAACGGGGGCGTTCAATGGCCTGAAAAACCTCAAACGCCTTCATCTGAACAATAACAATTTGGAGATTATAAAAGAAGATACGTTTTCTGGCTTAGAAAGTTTAGAGTATTTGCAGGctgattataattatataagtgCCATAGAGGCAGGTGCATTCAATAAGATGAACAAGCTCAAGGTCCTAATACTTAATGATAACCTTTTGCTCTCTCTGCCTAACAATATATTTCGATTTGTGATGCTGACACATTTGGATTTGAGGGGAAACCGGCTGAAGACGCTACCGTTTGCTGGCGTTCTGGAGCACATAGGAGGCATTATGGAGATACAGCTGGAGGAAAACCCATGGAACTGTACATGTGACCTCGTGCCACTCAAGGCCTGGCTGGATACCATTGCAGTGTTTGTGGGTGATGTTGTTTGTGAGACGCCGTTTCGCTTGCATGGCAAAGATGTTACGCAGCTCATAAAGCAGGACCTCTGCCCCAGGCGCACGACTGGTGACTCTACGCCACGGGCCATGCAGCCACCACCTCCTGACCCCCAGCATCGGGTCCCAGTACCTACATCACGCACACATTTTACACCTACCAGAGCACCTAAGGCATCCCGCCCACCCAGGATGAGGAGCCGCCCTACTCCACGTGTCACTTCTGGCAGGGACAAGCATGTATTTGGCCCGATTATGGTTTATCAGACAAGGTCCCCTGTACCTATGACATGCCCGAGTATTTGCGTGTGCACATCCCAAAGCCCAGACAGTGGACTGAACGTTAACTGCCAAGAGAGGAAGCTTCACAACATCTCTGATCTGCAACCCAAACCGTCATATCCAAAGAAGCTACATTTAACTGGAAACCATTTGCAGATCATATACAGGCCTGATCTTACAGAATATAGTACCCTGGAACTTCTCCACCTGGGAAATAACAGAATCGCTATTATTCAGGATGGGGCCTTTGAGAATCTGACCAATTTGCGCAGGCTTTACCTCAACGGCAACTATATTGAAAGTTTAACGCAGGCCTTGTTTGCCGGGCTACAGAGCTTGCAGTACCTCTACTTAGAGTACAACATTATCAAGGACATTTTGCCGAACACTTTTAACTCACTGCACAACCTGCAGCTTCTCTTTCTCAACAACAACCTGCTGAGGTCCCTCCCTGACAATGTATTTGGGGGCACAATGCTAACAAGGCTCAATCTCAGGAACAATCACTTCTCGCATCTGCCAGTGAGTGGGGTGCTTGACCAGCTCTCAGCATTTGTACAGATTGATCTCCAGGAGAACCCGTGGGAATGCACATGTGGCATTGTGCCACTCAAGAACTGGATGGAGCTGTCCAGCACTAGTGTGGTTGTCAACGAGATCACGTGTGACTCTCCCTCAAAGCATGCAGGTCGCCTCCTGCGGTCGCTACGCAATGATGCTATCTGCTCCGAGAATGACGAGACTCCGGCACCAGCTACCAAGGCGCCAACTGTTATCAGTATTAGCACTGAAGTCACTCCGTCATCTGCCGCGACCCCTACAGAAGACACACAGCCAGAAACACACCCGGAAGTACCTTTATCGGTTCTCATCTTGGGCTTGCTTGTTGTGTTCATTCTCTCAGTGTGTTTTGGTGCTGGAATCTTTGTCTTTGTGCTCAAGAGGCGCAAAGGAGTAGAGAGTGTCCCAACTACTGCAGCTGCCAACAGCCTGGATCTAAGCTCTTTCCAAGCACATTATGACCACTATGACACAGAACAAAGCACAGGCAAAAGAGAGGGCCATGTCTACAACTACATCCCTGCCGCTGTTGGCCAGATGTGCCCAAACCCTATTTATGTGCAGAAGGAAAATGAGCATGTAGCCTACTATCGCAACTTGAAAGAACTGGGATTTGGAGCTTCAGAGCCCAAGAGGGAGGAGTTTGGTCGTAGTCCCACTTACACAATAAGCACTTTGGAACGTGTGGATGAGAATCCCCAGCATGGCAGCTGTGAACCTGAACTGCTCTACCAGAACGTAGCAGAGAGGGTAAGAGAGCTGCCGAACGCTGCTCCCTTTGGTTATAGCTTTTGCACTCTGCCCAAAAGGCCATTAGCGCCACCATACGAGGCTTCAGGGCATCCCAACCGGGAGCGACTGAACAAAACTGTCTTGTATGGGACGCCAAGAAAGCAAGCTGAACAGCTGCTCCCTGCAAAGCTAAAAGCGGAGCCGGACTACCTCGAGGTTctggaaaaacacactacaatGAGTCAGCTGTAA